A window of the Pseudomonas furukawaii genome harbors these coding sequences:
- a CDS encoding MFS transporter: MHDSHAERMSGSETRAAGGLALVFAFRMLGMFMVLPVLATYGQDLAGATPALIGLAIGAYGLTQALLQIPFGILSDRIGRLPVIYAGLLIFAAGAALAANADSIWGVIAGRVLQGAGAISAAVMALLSDLTREQHRTKAMAMIGMSIGLSFAVAMVVGPLLTRAFGLSGLFWATSLMALLGIVIIVALVPRAAHPLQHRESGVAGQALIPTLKHPDLLRLDFGILALHAVLMASFVALPLALVEKAGLPREEHWWVYLTALLVGFFGMVPFIIYGEKKRRMKRVLVGAVATLFLCELFFWGFGDSLRALVFGTIVFFTAFNLLEASLPSLISKVAPAGGKGTAMGVYSTSQFLGAALGGILGGWLFQHGGLSVVFIGCAAVCAIWVLIAVTMREPPYVTSLRLPLSAAAVADTGLVARLLALPGVADAVVVAEEAAIYIKVDSEKLDRTSLERLIQSAPERAEA; this comes from the coding sequence ATGCACGATTCCCACGCTGAACGCATGAGCGGCAGTGAAACGCGAGCCGCCGGCGGCCTGGCCCTGGTGTTCGCCTTCCGCATGCTGGGCATGTTCATGGTCCTGCCGGTGCTGGCCACCTACGGCCAGGACTTGGCGGGCGCTACCCCGGCGCTGATTGGCCTGGCCATCGGCGCCTACGGGCTGACCCAGGCCCTGCTGCAGATTCCCTTCGGTATCCTTTCCGACCGCATCGGTCGCCTGCCGGTGATCTATGCCGGCCTGCTGATCTTCGCCGCCGGCGCCGCCCTGGCGGCCAACGCCGACTCCATCTGGGGCGTGATCGCCGGACGGGTGCTGCAGGGGGCGGGTGCCATTTCCGCGGCGGTCATGGCCCTGCTCTCCGACCTGACCCGCGAACAGCATCGCACCAAGGCCATGGCGATGATCGGCATGAGCATCGGCCTGTCCTTCGCCGTGGCCATGGTGGTCGGGCCGCTGCTGACTCGCGCCTTCGGTCTTTCCGGCCTGTTCTGGGCCACCTCCCTGATGGCGCTGCTGGGCATCGTCATCATCGTCGCCCTGGTCCCCCGCGCCGCCCACCCGCTGCAGCACCGCGAGTCGGGCGTGGCCGGCCAGGCCCTGATCCCCACCCTGAAACACCCGGACCTCCTGCGCCTGGACTTCGGCATCCTGGCCCTTCACGCCGTGCTCATGGCCAGTTTCGTCGCGCTGCCCCTGGCCCTGGTGGAGAAGGCCGGCCTGCCCAGGGAGGAGCACTGGTGGGTCTACCTCACCGCGCTGCTGGTGGGCTTCTTCGGCATGGTTCCCTTCATCATCTATGGCGAGAAGAAGCGCCGCATGAAGCGCGTGCTGGTCGGCGCCGTCGCCACGCTGTTCCTCTGCGAGCTGTTCTTCTGGGGCTTCGGCGACAGCCTCCGCGCCCTGGTATTCGGCACCATCGTCTTCTTCACCGCCTTCAACCTGCTGGAAGCCTCGCTGCCGTCCCTGATCAGCAAGGTCGCACCGGCCGGCGGCAAGGGCACCGCCATGGGGGTCTATTCCACCAGCCAATTCCTCGGCGCCGCCCTCGGCGGCATCCTGGGTGGCTGGTTATTCCAGCATGGCGGCCTGTCGGTGGTGTTCATCGGATGTGCGGCGGTCTGTGCGATTTGGGTCCTTATTGCTGTTACTATGCGCGAACCTCCGTACGTGACCAGCCTGCGCCTGCCGCTCAGTGCAGCGGCCGTAGCCGATACCGGGCTGGTGGCGCGTTTACTGGCATTGCCCGGAGTGGCGGATGCCGTCGTGGTGGCCGAAGAGGCGGCCATCTACATCAAAGTGGATTCTGAAAAACTGGACCGCACGTCCCTGGAGCGCCTGATCCAATCGGCCCCGGAACGTGCTGAAGCCTAG